Within the Syntrophales bacterium genome, the region AACATCCGGATTTGGAGTCCGGCGCTCTATCCATTAGAGCTACTGGCCTTTTTCCACGCAACAATGCAAGCGTTCTCAAAGTAAGCGCTTACCATGAAACTATTTTGTTTCCCTGTGAATTTTATGGGTCCGACAGAATTTACAATATTTTTTTAGTTCAAGACGATTCTGCATAGTCCGTTTGTTTTTCGTTGTCGTGTAATTTCTTTGCTTACATTCTGTACAAGCTAAGGTAATGATATTTCTCATGATTAACCAACTTTTGCCAAACTAAAGCCCACGACCAGGATTGAACTGGTGACCTCATCCTTACCAAGGATGTGCTCTAC harbors:
- the rpmG gene encoding 50S ribosomal protein L33, with protein sequence MRNIITLACTECKQRNYTTTKNKRTMQNRLELKKYCKFCRTHKIHRETK